The Anopheles merus strain MAF chromosome 2L, AmerM5.1, whole genome shotgun sequence genome has a segment encoding these proteins:
- the LOC121594869 gene encoding uncharacterized protein LOC121594869, with product MEGEARFVMDRLNDLEEQLAPGYQKAFTFNLPTVTRPMLWDYMLRLMKAVSGNDSLLKALQSCAENNPEYGDDSVGCVQLRREDTYCTVKGQIHTIGPCDDGENMEIKIYQLTVTIDEENHKVESVACSDCAELGFCQHTVSLLLWLHTQDQPGTHQDVECFFRTPLATELEQIPAKPPVNKTKTKNFIREIVHGLQTEDIDCPLRWNFSSANKKFSNLSIHELIICAVKNRYSVAQFFEHAQAVVASASGVLADKIKFQPRSNPWFQELRYGRITGAKVFECTQPNASPTLLHEKILGCNKEIDTQLQRKKLAIRQRLEKYTKRTYESPRITMNASFPIIFNVPDGICPQHVVEIKCPRSHETMKKYVTADGSLQEKYYLEMQVHMLMYGATSGVVCVADPNFETNNELFMHSFNLNKPFVMKKLQKALEYWENNVYPELMANWSE from the exons ATGGAAGGAGAGGCGCGTTTTGTGATGGATCGGCTGAACGATCTCGAGGAGCAGCTAGCGCCCGGCTACCAGAAGGCTTTTACCTTCAACCTGCCGACGGTAACGCGACCGATGCTGTGGGACTACATGCTCCGCCTGATGAAGGCCGTGTCCGGCAACGATAGTCTTCTGAAGGCACT ACAATCGTGCGCGGAAAACAATCCCGAGTACGGGGACGACTCCGTAGGCTGTGTGCAGCTGCGGCGCGAAGACACCTACTGCACGGTGAAGGGCCAGATCCACACGATCGGCCCGTGCGACGATGGGGAAAACATGGAAATCAAAATCTACCAGCTGACGGTCACGATCGACGAGGAGAACCATAAGGTGGAGTCGGTCGCGTGCAGCGACTGTGCCGAGCTCGGGTTTTGCCAGCACACGGTCAGCTTGCTCCTCTGGCTGCACACGCAGGACCAGCCCGGCACGCACCAAGACGTGGAGTGCTTCTTCCGCACGCCGCTCGCCACCGAGCTTGAGCAGATCCCGGCGAAGCCGCCGgtcaacaaaaccaaaacgaaaAACTTCATCCGCGAGATCGTGCACGGCCTGCAGACGGAGGACATCGACTGTCCGCTGCGGTGGAACTTCTCGTCGGCGAACAAAAAGTTCTCCAACCTGTCGATTCACGAGCTGATCATCTGCGCGGTGAAAAACCGCTACTCGGTGGCGCAGTTTTTCGAGCATGCGCAGGCCGTCGTCGCGTCCGCGTCCGGCGTGCTGGCGGACAAGATCAAGTTTCAGCCCCGCTCGAACCCCTGGTTCCAGGAGCTCCGGTACGGGCGCATTACCGGCGCGAAGGTGTTCGAGTGTACGCAGCCGAACGCGTCCCCGACGCTGCTGCACGAGAAGATACTGGGCTGCAACAAGGAGATCGATACGCAGCTGCAGCGCAAAAAGTTGGCCATCCGCCAGCGACTGGAAAAGTACACCAAGCGCACGTACGAGAGCCCGCGCATCACGATGAACGCGTCGTTCCCGATCATCTTCAACGTGCCGGACGGGATCTGCCCCCAGCACGTGGTGGAAATCAAGTGCCCCCGGTCGCACGAAACGATGAAGAAGTACGTCACGGCGGATGGGAGCCTGCAGGAGAAGTACTATCTGGAGATGCAGGTGCACATGCTGATGTATGGCGCGACGTCCGGGGTGGTGTGCGTGGCCGATCCGAACTTCGAGACGAACAACGAGCTGTTCATGCACTCGTTCAACCTGAACAAACCGTTCGTGATGAAGAAGCTGCAGAAGGCGCTCGAGTACTGGGAGAACAACGTCTACCCGGAGCTGATGGCGAACTGGTCGGAGTAA
- the LOC121593512 gene encoding protein LLP homolog, whose product MTARCKKRRNQNNAIRRAKNKVKEVKKLKKMLGFIEEDVGEGNLMDKLKDITEQKKKEEELELLKKETLAEIVQQEQKATAKREKVIAVVNPKTNVKHLYNVKTKRDQFGQYPAWYNPRKERKKQMVREGKDARRKEFRGKRMHFINRTNNWKALLAQ is encoded by the exons ATGACGGCCCGCTGCAAGAAACGCCGCAACCAGAACAACGCCATTCGCCGTGCCAAAAACAAGGTGAAGGAGGTAAAGAAACTGAAAAAAATGCTCGGCTTTATCGAGGAGGACGTCGGCGAGGGCAATCTGATGGACAAGCTGAAGGATATCACcgagcagaagaaaaaggaagag GAGCTAGAGCTGCTGAAGAAAGAAACGCTGGCGGAAATCGTTCAGCAGGAGCAGAAAGCGACGGCCAAGCGGGAAAAAGTCATCGCGGTGGTCAACCCGAAGACGAACGTAAAGCACCTGTACAACGTGAAAACGAAGCGCGACCAGTTCGGCCAGTATCCGGCGTGGTACAACCCGCGCAAGGAGCGCAAGAAGCAGATGGTGCGCGAGGGCAAGGACGCCCGACGAAAGGAGTTCCGCGGCAAACGGATGCACTTTATCAATCGAACGAACAACTGGAAGGCATTGCTGGCGCaataa
- the LOC121593511 gene encoding syntaxin-17, with amino-acid sequence MEPNDGDEKIPLKLAQISIDKFNQTIPQYLTVLRNHKCNIEKAGSLNDWEKVKREQLNATRIVKQIRFMLVEIDKVRQRLRASDYDRFDEGIESTKKDAFNSMAEYMAMQQSVRAQSARNYQRSQYDEEGGSGDGSSEFPTGGRLAYVPQITSSFNTEEHELRQREECLRQMESLQREMEDIQELYQKVHELVHEQGETVTRVEENVDVAQIQVEAGVTALQKALAYKKAVYPLAGAFLGSCIGGPIGLVVGLKAGGLAALGGGLVGFASGKFIKNVDALPEPDEAGSNDSATEATPGTPTEPGEAEPIASKT; translated from the exons atgGAACCGAACGACGGGGACGAGAAAATCCCATTAAAGCTGGCACAAATATCGATCGACAAGTTTAACCAGACGATACCACAGTACCTGACGGTGCTGCGAAACCACAAATGCAACATCGAAAAGGCAGGCTCGCTGAACGACTGGGAGAAGGTCAAGCGGGAGCAGCTGAACGCGACCCGCATCGTCAAACAGATCCGCTTCATGCTGGTGGAGATCGATAAAGTGCGCCAGCGGTTGCGGGCCAGCGACTACGATCGGTTCGACGAGGGCATCGAGTCGACGAAGAAGGACGCATTCAACAGTATGGCCGAGTATATGG CGATGCAGCAAAGCGTACGGGCACAGTCAGCCCGCAACTATCAACGCTCGCAGTACGACGAGGAAGGTGGCAGCGGGGACGGTAGTTCCGAATTTCCCACCGGTGGCCGGCTGGCCTACGTCCCACAGATTACCAGCTCGTTCAACACGGAGGAGCACGAACTGCGCCAAAGGGAGGAGTGTCTGCGCCAGATGGAAAGCTTGCAGCGCGAAATGGAGGACATCCAGGAGCTGTACCAGAAGGTGCACGAGCTGGTGCACGAGCAGGGCGAAACGGTTACCCGCGTCGAGGAGAACGTGGACGTGGCCCAGATCCAGGTGGAGGCGGGCGTGACGGCACTGCAGAAAGCGCTCGCGTACAAGAAAGCCGTCTACCCGTTGGCTGGCGCCTTCCTTGGCTCGTGCATCGGCGGCCCGATTGGGCTGGTCGTGGGGCTGAAAGCGGGTGGGTTGGCCGCGCTTGGTGGCGGGCTGGTTGGGTTTGCGAGTGGCAAGTTCATCAAAAACGTGGACGCTCTTCCGGAGCCCGATGAGGCCGGTTCGAATGATAGTGCGACCGAGGCAACACCCGGCACGCCCACGGAACCGGGCGAAGCAGAACCGATTGCGTCGAAAACATGA
- the LOC121592606 gene encoding brachyurin-like → MKSFVILVAFLAAVASAEWIDIDWSTVRPIEDFDHYWARLPAEYQFLRNTNRTNRITNGQEATPGQFPHQIALISEFASGNGLCGGSVLTRNFILTAAHCVVSGASTLASGGVAIMGVHNRNIQESTQQRIRFATSGIRRHPSYSSTSLRNDIATVRLNSPMTFTTRIQPIRLPGRSDTRQFGGFTGTVSGFGRTSDASSATSAVVRFTSNPVMTNTDCIARWGSTVVNQHVCLSGAGGRSVCNGDSGGALTVQSGGTMQIGVVSFVSVNGCAIGMPSVYARVTFFLDWIVANSDFVPQP, encoded by the coding sequence ATGAAATCGTTTGTGATTTTAGTCGCCTTTCTGGCCGCCGTGGCCAGCGCGGAATGGATCGACATCGATTGGTCCACGGTGCGTCCGATCGAAGACTTCGACCATTACTGGGCGCGTTTGCCAGCTGAGTATCAGTTTCTACGCAACACGAACCGAACGAACCGCATCACCAACGGGCAGGAAGCGACACCCGGTCAGTTCCCGCACCAGATCGCTTTGATCAGTGAATTCGCGTCCGGTAATGGTCTTTGCGGTGGCTCCGTCCTGACGCGCAACTTTATCCTGACCGCTGCTCACTGCGTCGTGTCCGGTGCCTCGACCCTGGCCTCGGGAGGTGTTGCCATCATGGGAGTGCACAACCGTAACATTCAAGAATCAACTCAGCAGCGCATCCGCTTCGCGACCAGTGGAATTCGTCGTCATCCGAGCTACAGCTCAACCAGCCTTCGCAATGACATTGCCACGGTTCGCCTGAACTCGCCGATGACGTTCACTACGCGAATCCAACCCATCCGTCTGCCGGGTCGCTCGGACACTCGCCAGTTCGGAGGGTTCACCGGTACCGTGTCTGGATTTGGACGCACATCGGATGCGAGCTCTGCTACCTCGGCTGTGGTTAGGTTCACCAGCAACCCGGTGATGACCAATACGGACTGTATTGCTCGCTGGGGCTCAACGGTAGTTAACCAGCACGTGTGCCTGAGCGGAGCAGGAGGACGCTCGGTCTGTAACGGTGACTCTGGTGGTGCACTCACAGTGCAGTCCGGTGGAACGATGCAGATCGGTGTGGTGTCTTTTGTGTCGGTTAACGGCTGTGCCATCGGTATGCCGTCGGTGTATGCTCGTGTGACGTTCTTCCTGGACTGGATCGTGGCCAACTCGGACTTTGTTCCGCAGCCATAA
- the LOC121592509 gene encoding brachyurin-like encodes MRSFVLLFAVLAAVASAEWIDIDWSTVRPIEEFDHYWERLPAELQVYREKLPSHRITNGQEATPGQFPFQIALISEFANGNGLCGGSVLTRNFILTAAHCVVSGASTLASGGVAIMGAHNRNVQESTQQRIRFATSGIRRHPSYSSSTLRNDIATVRLNSPMTFTTRIQPIRLPGRSDTRQFGGFTGTVSGFGRTSDASSATSAVVRFTTNPVMTNTDCIARWGSTVVNQHVCLSGAGGRSSCNGDSGGPLTVQSGGTMQIGVVSFGSVNGCAIGMPSVYARVTFFLDWIVANSDFVPQP; translated from the coding sequence ATGAGATCGTTCGTGCTTCTATTCGCTGTTCTGGCCGCCGTTGCCAGCGCCGAATGGATCGACATCGATTGGTCTACGGTGCGTCCGATCGAGGAGTTCGATCACTACTGGGAGCGTTTGCCAGCTGAGCTGCAAGTCTACCGCGAGAAGCTTCCGTCGCACCGCATCACCAACGGGCAGGAGGCGACACCCGGCCAGTTTCCGTTCCAGATCGCTTTGATCAGTGAATTTGCGAACGGTAACGGTCTTTGCGGTGGCTCCGTCCTGACGCGCAACTTTATCCTGACCGCCGCTCACTGCGTCGTGTCCGGTGCCTCGACCCTGGCCTCGGGAGGTGTTGCCATCATGGGAGCGCACAACCGTAACGTTCAGGAGTCAACTCAGCAGCGCATCCGCTTTGCGACCAGTGGAATTCGTCGTCATCCGAGCTACAGCTCTAGCACACTTCGCAATGACATTGCCACGGTTCGCCTGAACTCGCCCATGACGTTCACTACGCGAATCCAACCCATCCGTCTGCCGGGTCGCTCGGATACTCGCCAGTTCGGAGGATTCACCGGTACCGTGTCTGGATTTGGACGCACATCGGATGCGAGCTCTGCTACCTCGGCTGTGGTTAGGTTCACCACCAATCCGGTGATGACCAATACGGACTGTATTGCTCGCTGGGGCTCAACGGTAGTTAACCAGCACGTGTGCCTGAGCGGAGCGGGAGGACGCTCGTCCTGCAACGGTGACTCTGGTGGTCCGCTGACCGTCCAGTCCGGTGGAACGATGCAGATCGGTGTGGTGTCGTTTGGATCCGTTAATGGCTGTGCCATCGGTATGCCCTCGGTGTATGCTCGTGTGACGTTCTTCCTGGACTGGATCGTGGCCAACTCGGACTTTGTTCCGCAGCCGTAA
- the LOC121592477 gene encoding brachyurin-like: MRSFVLLFAVLAAVASAEWIDIDWSTVRPIEEFDHYWERLPAELQVYREKLPSHRITNGQEATPGQFPFQIALISEFASGNGLCGGSVLTRNFILTAAHCVVSGASTLASGGVAIMGAHNRNVQESTQQRIRFATSGIRRHPSYSSSTLRNDIATVRLNSPMTFTTRIQPIRLPGRSDTRQFGGFTGTVSGFGRTSDASSATSAVVRFTTNPVMTNTDCIARWGSTVVNQHVCLSGAGGRSSCNGDSGGPLTVQSGGTMQIGVVSFGSVNGCAIGMPSVYARVTFFLDWIVANSDFVPQP; this comes from the coding sequence ATGAGATCGTTCGTGCTTCTATTCGCTGTTCTGGCCGCCGTTGCCAGCGCCGAATGGATCGACATCGATTGGTCTACGGTGCGTCCGATCGAGGAGTTCGATCACTACTGGGAGCGTTTGCCAGCTGAGCTGCAAGTCTACCGCGAGAAGCTTCCGTCGCACCGCATCACCAACGGGCAGGAGGCGACACCCGGCCAGTTTCCGTTCCAGATCGCTTTGATCAGTGAATTCGCGTCCGGTAACGGTCTTTGCGGTGGCTCCGTCCTGACGCGCAACTTTATCCTGACCGCTGCTCACTGCGTCGTGTCCGGTGCCTCGACCCTGGCCTCGGGAGGTGTTGCCATCATGGGAGCGCACAACCGTAACGTTCAGGAGTCAACTCAGCAGCGCATCCGCTTTGCGACCAGTGGAATTCGTCGTCATCCGAGCTACAGCTCTAGCACACTTCGCAATGACATTGCCACGGTTCGCCTGAACTCGCCCATGACGTTCACTACGCGAATCCAACCCATCCGTCTGCCGGGTCGCTCGGATACTCGCCAGTTCGGAGGATTCACCGGTACCGTGTCTGGATTTGGACGCACATCGGATGCGAGCTCTGCTACCTCGGCTGTGGTTAGGTTCACCACCAATCCGGTGATGACCAATACGGACTGTATTGCTCGCTGGGGCTCAACGGTAGTTAACCAGCACGTGTGCCTGAGCGGAGCGGGAGGACGCTCGTCCTGCAACGGTGACTCTGGTGGTCCGCTGACCGTCCAGTCCGGTGGAACGATGCAGATCGGTGTGGTGTCGTTTGGATCCGTTAATGGCTGTGCCATCGGTATGCCCTCGGTGTATGCTCGTGTGACGTTCTTCCTGGACTGGATCGTGGCCAACTCGGACTTTGTTCCGCAGCCGTAA
- the LOC121593282 gene encoding brachyurin-like, whose amino-acid sequence MRPFVLAVVCLAVAAARAEQIDIDWSKVRPVEKFDHYWTRLPPEIQAYRNETSTDRITNGQEALPGQFPFQVALLSDFPEGTALCGASVLTRNFLLTASHCISGTGNVLSSGGIAIMGAHNRNIVELSQQRIRFSTSGIRRHPGYDATSLRNDVALVLLNSRITFTSRVQPIRLPARTDTRQFGGFTGTVSGFGRTTDFSQATSATLRFTSNPVLTNAECIVSWGFTLAQSQNVCLKASGGRSACNGDSGGPLTVDSNGVLQIGVVSFVSSSGCAAGWPSVYARVTYFLPWINANIW is encoded by the coding sequence ATGAGACCGTTTGTGCTTGCAGTTGTCTGTCTGGCCGTCGCTGCTGCCAGGGCGGAACAGATCGACATCGATTGGTCGAAGGTGCGACCGGTCGAGAAGTTCGATCACTACTGGACCCGCCTGCCACCCGAAATTCAGGCTTACCGTAACGAGACCTCAACGGACCGCATCACCAACGGGCAGGAGGCTCTGCCCGGTCAGTTCCCGTTCCAGGTCGCACTGCTGAGCGACTTTCCCGAGGGTACGGCACTTTGTGGAGCATCCGTGCTGACACGCAATTTCCTCCTGACGGCGTCTCACTGCATTAGCGGCACTGGGAATGTCCTGTCCAGTGGCGGTATTGCCATCATGGGAGCGCACAACCGTAATATTGTGGAGCTGTCACAACAGCGCATCCGGTTCTCGACGTCTGGCATCCGCCGACATCCAGGGTACGATGCTACCAGCCTGAGGAACGATGTGGCGCTGGTTTTGCTCAACTCACGGATAACGTTCACGTCCCGCGTGCAACCGATTCGTTTGCCAGCCCGCACGGATACGCGCCAGTTTGGAGGCTTTACCGGCACCGTGTCTGGGTTCGGACGCACCACGGACTTTAGTCAGGCTACCTCGGCAACGCTACGTTTCACCAGCAACCCGGTCCTAACCAACGCCGAGTGCATTGTGAGCTGGGGCTTCACGCTGGCCCAGAGCCAGAACGTGTGCCTGAAGGCGTCGGGTGGACGGTCGGCTTGCAACGGGGACTCCGGTGGGCCACTTACGGTGGACTCGAACGGAGTGCTGCAGATCGGTGTGGTGTCGTTCGTGTCTTCATCCGGCTGTGCCGCCGGCTGGCCCTCGGTGTACGCTCGTGTGACGTACTTCCTGCCGTGGATCAATGCAAACATTTGGTAA
- the LOC121593583 gene encoding brachyurin-like: MRTFLFAVSLLATLVSAKWIEIDWRKVRSIEDFDHYWDRLPTEMKIYRQRRPFQRITNGQEATPGQFPYQIVLLSDFPTGTALCGGSVLTRNFILTAAHCVVSGTNTVVSGGIAIMGAHNRTIEEASQQRIRYTASGIRYHPLYVSSTLRYDIAVVLLDSSITFTDRIQPVRLPARSDTRQFGGFVGTLSGFGRTTDASQSISTVVRFTSNPVMTNANCITRWGSSNIQNQNVCLSGTGGRSSCNGDSGGPLTVESGGPMQIGVVSFVSIRGCEVGMPSVYSRVSFYLNWVEINSDFVAQP, from the coding sequence ATGAGAACGTTCCTGTTCGCTGTGTCCCTTCTGGCCACACTTGTCAGTGCAAAATGGATCGAAATTGATTGGAGGAAGGTACGTTCGATCGAAGATTTCGATCACTACTGGGATCGTTTACCGACGGAAATGAAGATCTATCGTCAGCGGCGTCCCTTCCAACGTATTACTAACGGGCAGGAAGCGACCCCAGGCCAGTTCCCGTACCAGATCGTACTTCTGAGTGACTTCCCGACCGGAACGGCTCTATGCGGTGGTTCCGTGCTGACGCGTAACTTTATCCTCACTGCTGCCCACTGCGTCGTGTCGGGAACGAACACGGTGGTGTCGGGCGGTATCGCCATCATGGGAGCACACAACCGTACGATCGAGGAAGCTTCCCAGCAACGGATCCGCTACACGGCCAGCGGCATTCGGTACCATCCACTGTACGTTTCGTCCACGCTGCGGTATGACATTGCCGTGGTGCTGCTGGATTCTTCCATCACCTTCACCGACCGCATCCAACCGGTACGTTTGCCGGCCCGGTCGGATACTCGCCAGTTTGGTGGGTTCGTTGGTACGCTGTCGGGATTTGGGCGTACGACCGACGCTAGCCAATCCATCTCGACGGTCGTTCGGTTCACAAGCAACCCGGTCATGACCAATGCGAACTGTATTACGCGCTGGGGCTCCTCTAATATCCAGAACCAAAACGTGTGTCTGAGCGGAACGGGAGGACGCTCGTCCTGCAATGGAGATTCCGGCGGGCCGCTCACGGTGGAATCGGGTGGACCGATGCAGATCGGCGTGGTATCGTTTGTGTCGATTCGTGGCTGTGAGGTCGGTATGCCGTCCGTATACTCGCGTGTGTCGTTCTATCTGAACTGGGTTGAGATTAACTCCGATTTTGTGGCCCAACCGTAA